Proteins from a single region of Haloarcula laminariae:
- a CDS encoding lipoate--protein ligase family protein, whose amino-acid sequence MTLAELDWRVVGEATDDGPMTMALEEIAAETAADGGPATVRVYTWPDVLSLGYSQDPDTVDWDYCEREGVGVTRRPTGGGAIYHDRYADISYSIVAPAEAVPGDLMACYKLFCEPILDAFEGMGVDASFVDAERDAVHQPACYLRALHPAHDIVGPDGRKIGGNAQYRRNDAVVQHGSLSLSLRPDRHCGCFTAKPDHDAFRERVGAIDEYADCERDTAVATLGETLADWVDADEGGWTDDERSRARERADSKYATDEWVRRTP is encoded by the coding sequence ATGACACTCGCGGAGCTGGACTGGCGGGTCGTCGGCGAAGCCACCGACGACGGCCCGATGACGATGGCACTGGAGGAGATTGCCGCCGAGACGGCCGCCGACGGCGGCCCGGCGACGGTCCGGGTGTACACCTGGCCCGACGTGCTCTCGCTGGGGTACAGCCAGGACCCCGACACCGTCGACTGGGACTACTGCGAGCGTGAGGGCGTCGGCGTCACCCGCCGGCCGACGGGCGGGGGCGCCATCTACCACGACCGCTACGCCGACATCTCCTACAGCATCGTCGCGCCGGCCGAGGCCGTCCCCGGCGACCTGATGGCGTGTTACAAACTGTTCTGCGAACCGATACTCGATGCCTTCGAAGGGATGGGCGTCGACGCCAGCTTCGTCGACGCGGAACGGGACGCGGTCCACCAGCCCGCCTGCTACCTGCGAGCGCTCCATCCCGCTCACGACATCGTCGGTCCCGACGGGCGCAAAATCGGCGGCAACGCCCAGTACCGACGGAACGACGCGGTCGTCCAGCACGGCTCGCTGTCGCTGTCGCTCCGACCCGACCGTCACTGTGGCTGTTTCACGGCCAAACCGGACCACGACGCCTTCCGCGAGCGTGTGGGCGCGATAGACGAGTACGCCGACTGCGAGCGGGACACGGCCGTGGCCACGCTCGGCGAGACGCTGGCCGACTGGGTCGACGCCGACGAGGGCGGGTGGACCGACGACGAGCGGTCTCGCGCACGCGAGCGCGCGGACTCGAAGTACGCGACCGACGAGTGGGTCCGCCGGACGCCCTGA
- a CDS encoding cytochrome c oxidase subunit II, protein MQVHNFEKVWLGAALLLIVGFIATIAYGTVGAGVQMVDDSGGEIDPQAVQQSNTGTGFDDPGVVKQNDSHYVVYVVAQQFQFSPGTGDNPIRIPADTRVTFRVTSADVTHGFSIVETNINTMVIPGQVSEVTARFDNPGTYGLVCHEYCGAAHHEMGGSVEVVPQSEYTYNETEVQN, encoded by the coding sequence ATGCAGGTTCACAACTTCGAGAAAGTCTGGCTCGGCGCAGCGCTCCTGCTCATCGTCGGCTTCATCGCCACCATCGCCTACGGCACCGTCGGTGCCGGCGTCCAGATGGTCGACGACTCGGGCGGCGAAATAGACCCGCAGGCGGTCCAACAGAGCAACACCGGGACCGGGTTCGACGACCCCGGCGTCGTCAAACAGAACGACAGCCACTACGTGGTTTACGTGGTGGCCCAGCAGTTCCAGTTCTCCCCGGGGACCGGCGACAACCCGATTCGCATCCCCGCGGACACGCGGGTCACCTTCCGCGTGACCAGCGCGGACGTGACCCACGGGTTCTCCATCGTCGAGACGAACATCAACACGATGGTCATCCCCGGGCAGGTCTCGGAGGTCACCGCCCGGTTTGACAACCCCGGTACGTACGGCCTCGTTTGTCACGAGTACTGCGGGGCCGCACACCACGAGATGGGCGGGTCCGTCGAAGTGGTGCCCCAGTCAGAGTACACGTACAACGAAACGGAGGTGCAAAACTGA
- a CDS encoding b(o/a)3-type cytochrome-c oxidase subunit 1: MVFVDSYPKTSKLVRSQFIVSFVALGIGALFGIVQALHRTGIFRGFISSADYYTILTGHGVLLALVFTTFFIAGLFGWAVTKNLDRELPQRISWGAFWLMLFGTVLAAVAILGGIMGAPSILGQELSADVLFTFYAPMGAHPFFYVGAALLIVGSWIAGGAYFKSLWDWRSENPDERIPLQVFMVVTTMLMWYVSTLGVAVEVVAFLIPWSLGLISQVDPLLTRTLFWYFGHPVVYFWLMPAYLVWYTILPKLAGGRLFSDPLARVVFVLFLLLSTPVGFHHQYVDPGIPEGFKAIAMTNTMFLLLPSLLTAFTVVASVEHAARQRGATGYVSWIRELPWDNPAFTGCMLAGLMFAAGGFSGMINAGMNINYLIHNTLWVPGHFHLTVGTAFALTAMAISYWLVPQITGKQLKRRSVAVAQPYVWFIGMALMSNAMHRAGLAGVPRRTAEPTYDEFAFSGVAGSMSEMRIQIAIGGTLLFLGAAMFLLVMAETWLAHRGGTLSVNGTIPDPLSGADHSPRILDNYKLWTAIALVLIVIAYGPPIWSMVADGITAPGSPPISV; the protein is encoded by the coding sequence ATGGTTTTCGTCGATAGCTATCCAAAGACGTCGAAACTCGTTCGGAGCCAGTTCATCGTTTCCTTTGTCGCGCTGGGTATCGGCGCGCTCTTCGGCATCGTCCAGGCGCTGCATCGCACCGGCATCTTCCGGGGATTCATCAGCTCCGCGGACTACTACACCATCCTGACGGGACACGGCGTCCTGCTGGCGCTGGTGTTTACGACCTTCTTCATCGCCGGGCTGTTCGGCTGGGCGGTGACAAAGAACCTGGACCGGGAGCTCCCACAGCGGATCTCCTGGGGCGCGTTCTGGCTGATGCTGTTTGGAACGGTGCTTGCCGCCGTCGCCATCCTGGGCGGAATCATGGGCGCGCCCTCGATTCTCGGCCAGGAGCTGAGCGCGGACGTGCTCTTTACGTTCTACGCGCCGATGGGGGCTCACCCGTTCTTCTACGTCGGGGCGGCCCTGCTCATCGTCGGCTCGTGGATCGCCGGCGGCGCCTACTTCAAGTCGCTGTGGGACTGGCGCTCCGAGAACCCCGACGAGCGCATCCCGCTGCAGGTGTTCATGGTCGTGACGACGATGCTGATGTGGTACGTCAGCACCCTCGGCGTCGCCGTCGAGGTGGTCGCCTTCCTCATCCCGTGGTCGCTGGGACTCATCAGTCAGGTCGACCCCCTGCTGACCAGGACGCTGTTCTGGTACTTCGGCCACCCGGTCGTCTACTTCTGGCTGATGCCCGCCTACCTGGTGTGGTACACCATCCTGCCGAAGCTGGCCGGCGGGCGGCTGTTCAGTGACCCGCTCGCCCGCGTCGTCTTCGTCCTGTTCCTGCTGCTGTCGACGCCGGTCGGCTTCCACCACCAGTACGTCGACCCCGGCATCCCGGAAGGGTTCAAGGCCATCGCGATGACGAACACGATGTTCCTGCTGTTGCCGTCGCTGTTGACGGCGTTCACCGTCGTCGCCAGCGTCGAACACGCCGCCCGACAGCGGGGCGCGACGGGATACGTCAGCTGGATCCGTGAACTCCCCTGGGACAACCCGGCCTTCACCGGCTGTATGCTGGCCGGCCTGATGTTCGCCGCCGGCGGCTTCTCGGGGATGATAAACGCCGGGATGAACATCAACTACCTCATCCACAACACGCTGTGGGTGCCCGGTCACTTCCACCTCACCGTGGGGACGGCCTTCGCCCTGACGGCGATGGCCATCAGCTACTGGCTGGTCCCCCAGATTACCGGCAAGCAGCTCAAGCGCCGGTCGGTCGCGGTCGCCCAGCCGTACGTCTGGTTCATCGGTATGGCCCTGATGTCCAACGCGATGCATCGGGCGGGGCTGGCGGGCGTCCCCCGACGGACCGCCGAGCCGACCTACGACGAGTTCGCCTTCAGCGGCGTCGCCGGGAGCATGAGCGAGATGCGCATCCAGATCGCCATCGGCGGCACGCTGCTGTTCCTCGGCGCGGCGATGTTCCTGCTCGTGATGGCCGAGACGTGGCTCGCCCACCGGGGCGGGACCCTGTCGGTCAACGGGACGATTCCCGACCCGCTCTCGGGCGCCGACCACAGCCCGCGCATCCTCGATAACTACAAGCTCTGGACGGCCATCGCGCTGGTGCTCATCGTCATCGCCTACGGGCCGCCGATCTGGAGCATGGTCGCCGACGGCATCACCGCGCCGGGGAGCCCGCCGATTTCGGTCTGA
- a CDS encoding halocyanin domain-containing protein: MTVGRRQFLTATAGAAALGVAGTASAQSEPDYGGWFDNVSNYEETVDKRGQDRVEISVGAEGNNGNYAFDPPAVRVNPGTEVVWTWTGQGQAHNVVSDGDGPLDSGEAVAEEGTTYSHTFESEGIYKYVCVPHEGLGMKGAVVVRPGTPGPEGPPANPDYEGWFDDVSNYDGNTVDQTGSDSVDISVGADGNNGAFAFDPPAVRVTPGTEVTWTWTGNGGGHNVVSDGDGPLDSGDAVAEEGTTYSHTFEEYGIYKYVCSPHKGVGMKGAVVVGGPLSEGGSGGEGGADISMSGPGWLLAGSVLAAFFSPLLLAAVMRRRYRERPPEPSDSDLELASGPTPVEEAPATEPDVEVGHDEFDPTGTASLIAFYFVLIVLLWVFMYFVEFLGRVSVIG; this comes from the coding sequence ATGACTGTCGGTCGGCGGCAGTTCCTCACGGCGACCGCCGGGGCCGCGGCGCTCGGCGTGGCCGGGACCGCGAGCGCACAGAGCGAACCGGACTACGGCGGCTGGTTCGACAACGTCTCGAACTACGAGGAGACTGTCGACAAGCGCGGCCAGGACAGGGTAGAGATATCCGTCGGCGCGGAGGGGAACAACGGGAACTACGCCTTCGACCCGCCGGCGGTGCGGGTCAACCCCGGCACCGAGGTCGTCTGGACCTGGACCGGCCAGGGGCAGGCCCACAACGTCGTCTCCGACGGCGACGGGCCGCTCGACTCGGGCGAGGCGGTCGCCGAGGAGGGGACCACGTACAGCCACACCTTCGAGAGCGAGGGCATCTACAAGTACGTCTGTGTCCCCCACGAGGGGCTCGGGATGAAAGGCGCCGTCGTCGTCAGGCCCGGCACGCCCGGTCCGGAGGGGCCGCCGGCCAACCCCGACTACGAGGGCTGGTTCGACGACGTCTCGAACTACGACGGGAACACCGTCGACCAGACCGGTTCCGACAGCGTCGATATATCCGTCGGCGCGGATGGGAACAACGGTGCCTTCGCCTTCGACCCGCCGGCAGTCCGTGTCACGCCCGGGACCGAAGTCACCTGGACGTGGACGGGCAACGGCGGCGGCCACAACGTCGTCTCGGACGGCGACGGCCCGCTTGACTCGGGAGACGCTGTCGCCGAGGAGGGGACGACCTACAGCCACACCTTCGAGGAGTACGGCATCTACAAGTACGTCTGTTCCCCCCACAAGGGGGTCGGGATGAAAGGCGCCGTCGTCGTCGGCGGCCCGCTTTCCGAGGGCGGCAGCGGCGGCGAGGGCGGCGCCGACATCTCGATGTCGGGGCCGGGCTGGCTGCTCGCGGGGTCGGTGCTCGCGGCCTTCTTCTCGCCGCTACTGCTGGCCGCGGTGATGCGTCGGCGTTACCGCGAGCGGCCCCCGGAGCCGTCCGACTCGGACCTCGAACTCGCGAGCGGTCCCACCCCGGTCGAGGAGGCGCCGGCGACGGAGCCGGACGTCGAGGTCGGCCACGACGAGTTCGACCCGACGGGGACGGCCTCGCTCATCGCGTTCTACTTCGTCCTCATCGTCCTGCTGTGGGTGTTCATGTACTTCGTGGAGTTCCTCGGCCGCGTCTCGGTGATCGGGTGA
- a CDS encoding deoxyribonuclease IV — translation MVRVGAHTSIAGGAYNAVDEQVEYGGNCGQIFSHSPQVWQDPNIEDDEAAKFRELSEQNGVGPWVIHSSYLVNLCTPKDDLREKSLDSMQKEVDAADKLGIEYVNVHLGAHTGAGVDGGLDNAASVLDDLDVPDGVTVLIESDAGSGTKLGGQFEHLATVRERTSLDIEFCLDTAHMFAAGYDLSTPEGVAETFAEFDDVVGFEDLACIHLNDSKHDCGTNKDEHAHIGEGEIGEAGMEAFVNHDAVEDVPLVLETPTEDGKSFAWNIERVRELRAD, via the coding sequence ATGGTACGAGTCGGTGCACACACCTCTATCGCCGGCGGCGCCTACAACGCCGTCGACGAGCAAGTCGAGTACGGCGGCAACTGCGGCCAGATATTCTCCCACTCCCCGCAGGTCTGGCAGGACCCCAACATCGAGGACGACGAGGCCGCGAAGTTCCGCGAGCTGAGCGAGCAAAACGGCGTCGGCCCGTGGGTCATCCACTCCTCCTACCTCGTGAACCTCTGTACGCCGAAAGACGACCTCCGCGAGAAGTCCCTGGACTCGATGCAAAAGGAGGTCGACGCCGCCGACAAACTCGGTATCGAGTACGTCAACGTCCACCTGGGCGCCCACACCGGCGCCGGCGTCGACGGCGGGCTCGACAACGCGGCGAGCGTGCTGGACGACCTGGACGTGCCCGACGGCGTCACCGTCCTCATCGAGTCCGACGCCGGCAGCGGGACGAAGCTGGGCGGCCAGTTCGAACACCTGGCGACGGTTCGGGAACGGACGAGCCTCGACATCGAGTTCTGTCTCGACACCGCCCACATGTTCGCGGCGGGCTACGACCTCTCGACGCCGGAAGGGGTCGCGGAGACCTTCGCCGAGTTCGACGACGTGGTCGGCTTCGAGGACCTGGCCTGCATCCACCTCAACGACTCCAAACACGACTGTGGGACCAACAAGGACGAACACGCCCACATCGGCGAGGGCGAAATCGGCGAGGCCGGGATGGAGGCGTTCGTCAACCACGACGCCGTCGAAGACGTTCCACTCGTGCTGGAGACGCCCACCGAGGACGGCAAGAGCTTCGCGTGGAACATCGAGCGGGTGCGGGAGCTGCGCGCCGACTGA
- a CDS encoding helix-turn-helix domain-containing protein, which yields MKYVRLSLSLPPDARNPMHQFVVDHDGYEASYLLRGNNIDADVHTMLFYVDGHPVAPYREALEATEYVIEYAISTCPDDSFYLYVRDRFSETGRGIVDAVTAAGLVGVSPVAFRADGTMALTLVGPGETVQRAVEAVPDGIGVDVREVGEYVNHRFEPTAALTDRQFEAVAAAVDCGYYEEPREGSTADVAEALGCSPGTAAEHLRKAEKRVMGRLVDGGGPA from the coding sequence GTGAAGTACGTCAGGCTCTCGCTGTCGCTGCCGCCCGACGCGCGCAACCCGATGCACCAGTTCGTCGTCGACCACGACGGCTACGAGGCGAGCTACCTGCTCCGGGGGAACAACATCGACGCCGACGTCCACACGATGCTGTTCTACGTCGACGGCCACCCGGTCGCCCCCTATCGCGAGGCCCTGGAGGCGACCGAGTACGTCATCGAGTACGCCATCTCCACGTGTCCGGACGACTCGTTCTATCTCTACGTCCGGGACCGGTTCTCCGAGACCGGCCGGGGTATCGTCGACGCGGTCACCGCCGCGGGGCTGGTGGGCGTCTCGCCGGTCGCGTTCCGGGCCGACGGGACGATGGCGCTCACGCTCGTCGGGCCGGGTGAGACCGTCCAGCGCGCCGTCGAGGCCGTCCCGGACGGCATCGGCGTCGACGTCCGCGAGGTCGGCGAGTACGTGAACCACCGCTTCGAACCGACGGCGGCCCTGACCGACCGCCAGTTCGAGGCCGTCGCCGCCGCCGTCGACTGTGGCTACTACGAGGAACCCCGCGAGGGGTCGACCGCCGACGTGGCCGAGGCGCTGGGTTGCTCCCCCGGCACCGCCGCCGAACATCTCCGGAAGGCCGAAAAGCGGGTGATGGGCCGGCTCGTCGACGGCGGCGGTCCGGCGTGA
- a CDS encoding heavy metal translocating P-type ATPase, translating into MTDCTLCGLATDDPVTDSDVAGAFCCRGCLEVARTLDDPAGTDSAAVETGPDPDEAEGETAFCSVSGMHCATCELFLERRATAHDGITGASASYATGTMKVTYDPDRADADALPDRLSGSGYEVSRREPDEADDSEQVGRLLVGGFFGMMTMLWYVLFLYPAYLGLDFGLVDLQGPAGAYLLWNTAVMTGVVVGYTGWPMLRGAVVSLRTRRPNMDLLVAMAVTTAFAYSVVAVILGRTEVYFDVATVIVLAVSVGDYYRDRVRRAATGRLTELTSQRAEQARRRTESGTETVDIDALVPDEEVVVRAGERIPVDGTVAEGTAGVDESLVTGESLPVRKTAGDEVVGGAMVAEGGLVVQVGPEAESTVSRLTELLWSVQSERGGVQRLVDRIAAVFVPLVVGLAVLAGVGHLAGGAAPTDALLTGLAVLVVSCPCALGLATPLATAAGVRAALDEGVVVTDGSAFETATEVDVVAFDKTGTLTTGEMQLVERPDDDALWRAAALEQFADHPLAAAVTAATEASDAVVEDVEHHPGRGVSGTVEASAQAADGERVVVGTPALLSDEGLSVPDELADRCERARSDGQIPALVGWDGRARDVVVGGDQPRAGWAATVEALAPREVVVITGDGPAAAAPFERHDAVDEVFAGVPPDAKAEVVERLKSRGTVAMVGDGTNDAPALGTADLGISLSSGTALAADAADAVVTTDDLAAVPRVFDLTTRTRRRIRENLAWAFCYNAVALPLALAGLLNPLFAAVAMTASSLLVVANSARSLGGDDAVAADQGATAPAAPAAGD; encoded by the coding sequence ATGACCGACTGCACCCTCTGTGGACTGGCGACCGACGACCCCGTCACCGACAGCGACGTGGCCGGCGCCTTCTGCTGTCGGGGGTGTCTGGAGGTCGCCCGGACGCTGGACGACCCCGCAGGGACGGACTCGGCGGCCGTCGAGACCGGCCCCGACCCCGACGAGGCCGAGGGCGAGACGGCCTTCTGCTCGGTGTCGGGGATGCACTGTGCGACCTGCGAGCTGTTCCTCGAACGGCGGGCGACTGCCCACGACGGCATCACCGGCGCGTCGGCCAGTTACGCGACGGGGACGATGAAAGTCACCTACGACCCCGACCGGGCCGACGCCGACGCCCTGCCCGACCGGCTCTCCGGGTCGGGTTACGAGGTCTCCCGCCGCGAGCCGGACGAGGCGGACGACTCGGAGCAGGTCGGGCGGCTGCTCGTCGGCGGCTTCTTCGGGATGATGACCATGCTGTGGTACGTCCTCTTTCTCTATCCCGCGTATCTCGGTCTGGACTTCGGGCTGGTCGACCTCCAGGGCCCCGCCGGCGCCTACCTGCTCTGGAACACGGCAGTCATGACCGGCGTCGTGGTCGGCTACACCGGCTGGCCGATGCTGCGGGGCGCGGTGGTGAGTCTGCGTACCCGCCGGCCCAACATGGACCTGCTGGTGGCGATGGCCGTGACGACGGCCTTCGCCTACAGCGTCGTCGCGGTAATCCTGGGCCGGACGGAGGTGTACTTCGACGTAGCGACGGTCATCGTGCTGGCCGTCTCCGTCGGCGACTACTACCGCGACCGGGTCCGCCGGGCCGCGACGGGGCGGCTGACGGAGCTGACCAGCCAGCGGGCCGAACAGGCCCGGCGGCGGACCGAGTCCGGCACCGAGACGGTCGACATCGACGCGCTCGTGCCCGACGAGGAGGTCGTGGTCAGAGCCGGCGAGCGCATCCCCGTCGACGGGACCGTCGCCGAGGGGACCGCCGGCGTCGACGAGTCGCTGGTGACCGGCGAGTCACTGCCGGTCCGGAAGACCGCGGGCGACGAGGTGGTCGGCGGGGCGATGGTGGCTGAAGGCGGACTCGTAGTCCAGGTCGGCCCGGAGGCCGAGAGCACCGTCTCCCGCCTCACGGAACTGCTCTGGAGCGTCCAGAGCGAGCGCGGCGGCGTCCAGCGCCTCGTCGACCGCATCGCGGCCGTCTTCGTCCCGCTGGTGGTCGGGCTGGCCGTCCTCGCGGGAGTCGGTCACCTGGCGGGCGGGGCGGCGCCGACGGACGCCCTGCTGACCGGGCTGGCCGTGCTCGTGGTCTCCTGCCCCTGCGCGCTCGGTCTGGCGACGCCGCTGGCGACGGCCGCCGGGGTCCGGGCGGCGCTGGACGAGGGCGTCGTCGTTACCGACGGGTCGGCCTTCGAGACCGCCACCGAAGTGGACGTGGTCGCGTTCGACAAGACCGGGACGCTCACCACCGGCGAGATGCAGCTGGTCGAGCGGCCCGACGACGACGCGCTGTGGCGGGCCGCGGCCCTCGAACAGTTCGCCGACCACCCGCTCGCCGCGGCCGTCACCGCGGCCACGGAGGCGTCCGACGCCGTCGTCGAGGACGTCGAGCACCACCCCGGCCGCGGCGTGAGCGGGACCGTCGAAGCGAGCGCGCAGGCGGCCGACGGCGAGCGCGTCGTCGTCGGGACGCCGGCGCTGCTGTCCGACGAGGGGCTGTCGGTGCCGGACGAACTGGCCGACAGGTGCGAGCGAGCGCGGTCGGACGGGCAGATTCCCGCGCTGGTCGGCTGGGACGGCCGCGCCCGGGACGTCGTGGTCGGGGGCGACCAACCCCGAGCGGGGTGGGCGGCCACCGTCGAGGCGCTCGCGCCCCGCGAGGTCGTCGTCATCACCGGCGACGGCCCGGCCGCGGCCGCGCCCTTCGAGCGCCACGATGCGGTCGACGAGGTGTTCGCCGGCGTCCCGCCGGACGCGAAGGCCGAGGTGGTAGAGCGACTCAAATCCCGGGGCACCGTCGCGATGGTCGGCGACGGCACCAACGACGCGCCGGCGCTCGGGACCGCGGACCTGGGCATCTCGCTGTCCTCGGGGACGGCGCTGGCCGCCGACGCCGCCGACGCGGTGGTGACCACGGACGACCTCGCCGCCGTCCCGCGGGTGTTCGACCTGACGACCCGGACCCGGCGGCGCATCCGCGAGAACCTCGCGTGGGCGTTCTGCTACAACGCCGTCGCGCTCCCCCTCGCGCTCGCCGGCCTGCTGAACCCGCTGTTTGCCGCCGTCGCGATGACCGCCTCCAGCCTGCTCGTGGTGGCAAACTCCGCACGCTCGCTCGGCGGCGATGACGCCGTCGCGGCCGACCAGGGGGCCACAGCGCCCGCGGCGCCAGCGGCAGGAGACTGA
- a CDS encoding sulfite exporter TauE/SafE family protein, with protein MGLGTAGLSAGETTGLAAMVGLGLVGSVHCLGMCGPLVTTYADRLDDGGPLSLTEIRQQSLFNLGRTASYTLLGGLFGAAGALVYDLAALARVGTLVRGGAGVLVGLAIVAVGLGYLTRGRAVDLARGLPVVGAWFDRVSSALVARLDRLVDGPGMVALGAIHGLLPCPLLYPAFLYAAATGSAVTGAVSLAALGLGTVPLVFAYGTAFGTLSPGRRASLHRVLGALFLVLALVPLANGLAAFGVTVPKPPLPMPWT; from the coding sequence ATGGGACTCGGGACCGCCGGGCTGTCGGCGGGCGAGACCACCGGGCTCGCGGCGATGGTCGGCCTCGGGCTCGTCGGGAGCGTCCACTGTCTCGGGATGTGCGGGCCGCTCGTGACGACCTACGCCGACCGGCTCGACGACGGCGGGCCGCTGTCGCTGACGGAGATACGCCAGCAGTCGCTGTTCAACCTCGGCCGCACCGCGAGCTACACGCTGCTCGGCGGCCTGTTCGGGGCCGCGGGCGCGCTGGTGTACGACCTGGCGGCGCTCGCTCGGGTCGGAACCCTGGTCCGGGGCGGGGCCGGCGTCCTCGTCGGCCTCGCCATCGTGGCCGTCGGGCTGGGCTACCTGACCCGGGGTCGGGCCGTCGACCTCGCCAGGGGGCTCCCCGTCGTCGGCGCCTGGTTCGACCGGGTCTCGTCGGCGCTGGTGGCGCGGCTCGACCGGCTCGTCGACGGGCCGGGGATGGTCGCGCTGGGGGCGATACACGGACTGCTCCCCTGCCCGCTGCTGTACCCGGCTTTCCTCTACGCCGCGGCTACCGGCTCGGCGGTGACCGGCGCCGTCTCGCTGGCGGCGCTGGGACTGGGCACCGTCCCGCTGGTGTTCGCCTACGGCACCGCGTTCGGCACGCTCTCGCCGGGGCGGCGCGCGTCGCTGCATCGCGTCCTCGGGGCGCTGTTCCTCGTGCTGGCGCTGGTACCGCTCGCGAACGGACTGGCGGCCTTCGGCGTCACCGTCCCGAAACCGCCGCTGCCGATGCCCTGGACATGA
- a CDS encoding NADH-quinone oxidoreductase subunit D — translation MSNAVARPSEPTADLAEPIRDHVVREERHENAPAVVVRADEVQQALSTLRTESGLDHCACVTAQEYADRFETIYHLRSYDDPTRELSVVVPTAHDDPHSESAAPVYRTAEWHEREAYDLLGISYDDHPDLRRILLPETWQGHPLRRAYDQSRPQIVPFREHRQLLEDERVGPDTMHINVGPHHPSTHGVLHLNVELDGEQVAAVDPDIGYIHRCEEQMCQKGTYRHQIMPYPDRWDWGGAGLLNEWAYARTAEALAGIEVPDYAQVIRTMCGELARILSHMLAVATYALDVVGEFAAAFQWGIRDREIVQDILEDLTGQRLMFNYLRLGGVAWDLPEPREEFFETVQAFLDGLPRKLGEYHDMLTGNEILQLRTVDTGCLDPETAKAYGCTGPVARASGVDYDLRRDDPYGYYDELDWSVVTEDDGDNFARVLVRLREVEESARIVQQCVDLLEEWPESDREIQSNVPRTLRPEPDTEIYRAVEAAKGELGIYIRSDGTETPARFKIRGPSFSHVQALSEMAEGEYVADLVATLGSLDTIMGEVDR, via the coding sequence ATGTCAAACGCCGTCGCCAGACCGTCCGAACCGACAGCCGACCTCGCCGAGCCGATTCGGGACCACGTCGTCCGCGAGGAGCGCCACGAGAACGCGCCCGCGGTCGTGGTTCGCGCCGACGAGGTCCAGCAGGCCCTCTCGACCCTGCGGACCGAGTCGGGGCTCGACCACTGTGCCTGTGTCACCGCCCAGGAGTACGCCGACCGCTTCGAGACCATCTACCACCTGCGCAGCTACGACGACCCGACCCGAGAGCTGTCGGTCGTCGTACCCACCGCACACGACGACCCCCACAGCGAGTCGGCGGCCCCCGTCTACCGCACCGCCGAGTGGCACGAGCGGGAGGCCTACGACCTGCTCGGCATCAGCTACGACGACCACCCGGACCTCCGACGGATTCTGTTGCCCGAGACCTGGCAGGGCCACCCGCTGCGCCGGGCGTACGACCAGAGCCGGCCACAGATAGTCCCCTTCCGCGAGCACCGGCAGCTGCTGGAAGACGAGCGCGTCGGCCCCGACACGATGCACATCAACGTCGGGCCACACCACCCCTCGACCCACGGCGTGCTCCACCTGAACGTCGAGCTCGACGGCGAGCAGGTCGCGGCCGTCGACCCCGACATCGGCTATATCCACCGCTGCGAGGAGCAGATGTGCCAGAAAGGCACGTACCGCCACCAGATTATGCCCTACCCCGACCGCTGGGACTGGGGCGGCGCCGGGCTGTTGAACGAGTGGGCCTACGCGCGGACGGCGGAAGCGCTCGCCGGCATCGAGGTGCCCGACTACGCCCAGGTCATCCGGACGATGTGTGGCGAGCTCGCCCGCATCCTCTCGCATATGCTCGCCGTCGCCACCTACGCCCTGGACGTGGTCGGGGAGTTCGCCGCCGCCTTCCAGTGGGGGATTCGGGACAGGGAGATAGTCCAGGACATCCTCGAGGACCTGACGGGACAGCGGCTCATGTTCAACTACCTCCGCCTGGGCGGGGTCGCGTGGGACCTGCCCGAGCCCCGCGAGGAGTTCTTCGAGACTGTCCAGGCGTTTCTCGACGGGCTCCCACGCAAACTCGGCGAGTACCACGACATGCTGACGGGCAACGAGATACTGCAGCTGCGCACCGTCGACACGGGGTGTCTCGACCCCGAGACGGCGAAGGCCTACGGCTGTACCGGCCCGGTCGCGCGGGCTTCTGGCGTCGACTACGACCTCCGGCGCGACGACCCGTACGGCTACTACGACGAGCTCGACTGGTCGGTCGTCACCGAGGACGACGGCGACAACTTCGCCCGCGTGCTCGTACGCCTGCGCGAGGTCGAGGAGTCCGCGAGAATCGTCCAGCAGTGTGTCGACCTGCTCGAAGAGTGGCCCGAGAGCGACCGCGAGATACAGTCGAACGTTCCCCGGACGCTCCGACCGGAACCGGACACCGAGATATATCGGGCGGTCGAGGCCGCCAAGGGCGAACTCGGCATCTACATCCGGTCCGACGGCACCGAGACGCCCGCCCGGTTCAAGATTCGCGGCCCCTCCTTCTCGCACGTCCAGGCGCTCTCGGAGATGGCCGAAGGCGAGTACGTCGCCGACCTCGTGGCGACGCTGGGGAGCCTGGACACGATTATGGGCGAGGTCGACCGGTAA